The Gemmatimonas aurantiaca T-27 DNA segment AGCTGGACGAAGCCCGGACTTTGTGGGAAGCGTTGGCGCAGTTGGATGGCGAGCCGGTTCAGCAGGAAGCGAACATTCGCCTCGGCGAGCTGGCGGTGAAGAAGTAAAACGCTTGGCTGTTGGCGCATTGCTGAAAGGGTGGTCCGGGGATTTCCGGATCACCCTTTTTTGTGCACATCAGCCAGTTCGCAGGGAGTGTCTCTTGAGCGCCAGTATACAGCCACTATAGGACAACTAGCGATCTGGATAAATGCGTATAATACATGTTATGTAAACTTTGTGTGGTGGATAACTGTGGGAAACATTGGCGTGGAAATCCACCCTGGTTGTGGATGACTTGTGTAAGTCGTTGCCGTAAATGCGTTTGAGGCGTGTGTGTTCATACGGTACGCATTCGTTCACTCACGAAAGACCATTCTGTCCACCTGTCCACATTTTTCTGGGTGATATTTCGAGTGCTGTGATAGTCTCAATTGCGCTGGCACAAAAAAGACGTGACCACGGTACTCCGCGATCACGTCCATCCAGCATCAATGGGCCTCCGAGGCCCTCCAAACCGCTCATCTGAACGGCACCCGCTGGACCCTCTCGGGCCCCCGGATCATGGCCTGGGGGCCCCTACAATCCCGCGATTTCGCCCCGAAAGACCACCCGACCCTCGCCGCGCAATGTGGGTCGAAAGCCCTCGAGTGAGCGTCCATCCGGAGCCGTCAGGGGCTCGAGGTCGACCTCCACATCCCGTCCGGAACTCGTGCGGATGGTGGTGGTGGCACCATCCGAAAGGCCCCAACTGCGCAGCAACACGGCGGTTGCCACCGCCCCCGTGCCGCAGGCCAAGGTCTCGCCTTCGACCCCACGTTCGAAGGTGCGGTAGCGCCAGGACCCGTCGGGGCGCGGCGATACCCAGTTCACATTGGCGCCGGCCGGTCCGGTAGCCTCGTGCCGACGAAGCGCCGGGCCTGCCCCCGCGACATCCACTGCATCGGCATCCTCACAGAGGATCACCAGGTGTGGAATGCCGGCCACCGCAAAGCCCACTCGGCGGCCCTGTGCGGTGGCTGGAGCGATGGGCATATCCGGCCGAATGTCCGTGATCGGCTGCAGCGCAATGGCTGGCAAGCCGTCGATGCGGCTATTGATGAGTCCGGCACCAGTGGCCAACCGCATGCCACTCGCCGATGTGATGCCCCATTGGGCGCTGATGGCAGTGGAACAGAGCGTCGCGTTACCGCACAGATCGGCGGCCGTTCCGTCGCTGTTGTAGTAGTGCACCCGCACATCCGCTTCTTCCTGCAACGGCTCCAAAACAACCAACCCGTCTGCGCCTATTCCGTTGTATCTATTGCAGATAGCCTTGATCGCTTCAGGTTGTGTCACAAGGTCGATCGGCGTGGTGCGTCCGTCAAAAAACACGAAGTCGTTGCCCGACCCGGTCATCTTCACAAACGACAATCCCCGCAGGCGATCGATCAGCCCGGGCGCCGAAACATCCGGTTGCGCGCTCACAGCCGCCCCGTGATCGCCCACCACCGAAGCCGCCATACCATCCAGATGGCTTCCCGCACGATGCCCTTGGACATTTTCGACTCGCCTTCTGTCCGGTCATGGAACACGATCGGGATCTCGGCGATCCGGAATCCCTTCTTCCAGGCGCGGAAACTCATCTCGATCTGAAACGCATATCCGTTCGACTTCACCTGGTCGAGCGGAATGCCCTGCAGCACTTCGCGGCGGAAACACTTGAAGCCACCGGTGCCGTCGCCCAGCCGCAATCCGGTGACCGCCCGCGCATAGATGTTGGCGCCGTACGACAGCATCAGGCGCGCCATGGGCCAATTCACCACGGTCACCTTACCGTCGCGATACCGCGATCCGAGCACCAGATCGGCGTCCCGCACGGCCGCCAGGAACTCCGGCAGGTGCGCCGGGTCGTGGGAAAAGTCGGCGTCCATCTCAAAGATGTAGGCGTAGTCGCGTGCCAGGGCCCACGCAAAACCTGCCAGATATGCACGACCCAACCCTTCCTTCCCCGGCCGGTGCAGCACATGCACACGCGGATTTTCGGCAGCGAGCTCATCAGCTAGCTGTCCGGTCCCATCCGGAGAGTTGTCATCGACGACCAGCACCTCCAACCGCGGATCCTGATCGAGAATGCGCGGCACGATACGGGTGATGTTCTCGCTTTCATTGTAGGTCGGCACAATGACCACCCCGCGCTCTTCACCCCGAAGGGCACCGCGGGCCGGCGTTTTCATACGCGTCATACACGTCCTCGCCGATCGAGCACTGCCCCGATGATCCACCACAGCACAGCGCCGCCAAGTGCAAACAGTGTCAACAGTTGTCCCGTGTGATATGGTGCGCTGTCGAAGCGGAGTTGCACCTTCTTCGCGCCAGCCGGGAGTTCCACGCCGATGAGGGTGAAGTCTGCCCGGTTGGTGGGGGTGGCCTTCCCGTCCACCGTGGCCTGCCAGCCCGGATAGAAGTTCTCGGACACCACCAGCGCGCTGCCTGCCGGCGCCGGCCCTTCGAGAGTGAGGTCGATCGCGCCGGCGTCGTACCGGTCCACCTGGACGCGGAACGTGACCGGTTCCGGCAGCGGCGAGTTCACGGGCTGCGACTCGATCGCGGCGGCGGTGTCGAAAATCGCCACGCGACGCACGTCGAAATTGGGATTGAGCAGCGTAGCCTTGGTGGTCGGGTCGTCGAGTTTGACCTTCATCGGCGTGACCCAGGCCGCCGGATGATCGCCCGGCAACTCATATAGATAGGTCATGGTGCCGGCGGCGTTTCGCACGGGGCCGGCCACGAGGCGCGAGCCCGGGAATGGCAGCCCTGGCGTATTTGTATAGAAGAACCGCGCGTTGGTCAGCGACCAGAAGTTCGGGTTGGCCACCGACTGGTAGCCTTCGTTCTTCGCGTACAGTTCCTGGAAACGGCCCAGCTCGTTGCCGTGGTAACCGAGCACACCACGCACCCCGTGGTGCATCAGCGCATCGCCCATGAGGAACGGGTCGTGCGGCGCCATGTTATCGCCGAGCGGCAGCGCGATCACCCGCCCCGGCTCGTCGAGCTTCTGCAGATAGCGGATGACGTCGTCTTCGGCATAGAGCTGGCTGGCCGGTGCCGAGAAACGCCAGTAGAGCCGCTCGATGCTCCAGAGGTCGAGGGCGACGATGCCCACGAGCAGCCAGCCACCCAGCGACGCGGTCAGTTTTCCACGCGAGAGTCCGAACAGCAGCGCCAGCGTGGCCACCACGGCGAGGGCGGAACGCCACGCGCCGATCACCACATCATTGGCGTTCGCCAGGATGGCGTCGCCGCGGGCTTCGCCCAACAGGGACATCGCAAAATTCGTCAGGCCCCCCGTGCTCGCCAACACGGCGACCAGCAGGGCGAAGACGCTCCAGCCGATCGCATAGCGCGTGGTGGCCTTACCAGCGAGCGCACGCTCCGCGCCAAACGCCGCCAGCACGGAAAACGCGAAGGCGCTCACGTAGAGAATGGTGCTCGGCGCGCGGAAGAACTTGGATCCCGGGACCACCGCGTACACCAGATGATAGAACGGTGTGTTGCCGCCCCAGGCCCACAACAGTGACACGATCAGCGTGCCCAGCCAGAACCAGGCATGGGCGCGATGCCGGTTGAGTACGCCTCCGCCAAAGGCCAGCAGCGCGAGGACCAGGACACTGGCGCCGACGTACTCACTGTGGAAATGGATGCCATTGCGTCCCCAGTAGTTGTCCAAGATACCGGAGAACTGGGGGAGGTACATGTTGATCGTTTCCTCGAGAGGGAACGAGAAGCTGGTGGCATAGTCGTACCCCTTGCCACCGGCGCGCGGTGACCAGGAGACGTACTCGCGAACCGGCAGGTACTGCACCGCACCCATGATGCCGCCCAGCACCACGGCACCGAGCGCCAACAGCAGTCGAGGAAAACGCGGGGCGGGATCGGCCACCGGGCCGCTGTCGGTGATGACGGCCTGAGGCTTGAGAGCCAGCCAGAGCGCGTACGCACCGCTGATCAGCAGCATGTACTGCAGCAACTGCGGGTGCGGCGACAGCACCGCCAGCCCCACCACGACGGCCAGTGCGCCCCACGCGGCGCGGCGACCGTCCCGCATACCAAGGGTGAGTGCCCAAAGGGCCGCCGGCAGGAGCGAGCTCACGAACAGCTTGCCGTCATGTCCCGGGGAGGCGTAGGACGCCATGGCCCCGCTGAGCAGGTAGGCTACCGCGCCGATGCAGGCTGCCTGGAACCGCACGCCGGCGGCACGCAGAAAGCCGAACGTGAACAGCCCGGCCAATACCATATGGACAATGAAGCCCCACGTCATGGCGACGTCGGTGGGCAGCACCATCCGAAGCAGGAAGGTCGGGTAAAAAATGTCGCCGTGCATGGCCGCGACGTAGGGCATGCCACCGAACTGGAACGGATTCCAGAGAGGGAAGCCGTTGCCCTCCCTCAGCGACCGGGCCGCAAACTCACGGAAGGAGTAGCCGGCGATGTACTGGTCGGAATTCGGATTGACCAGAAACGCCCCGCCAAGTGCAGGCCACGCCAGCAAGAATGTGGCAATGGCGCTGACCACCGCGGCAACCGCGAACGGATGGCGCGGCGAGTGGGTTGTGTCTGTGGCGTCGGTGCGAGCCATGTCTGCGATCGATGGGAACGGCTCAACCCGATCGACGGAGTCCTGTGCGCTGGGTGGGCGACAGGGCGATCAGGCTGACAATGCCGGGAAGCACTTCGAGGATGGTCAACCATACCCGCGAGGTCACGCTGAGGATCACGGCATCTCCGCGTCCCGCTGCGCCGAGCGCAAC contains these protein-coding regions:
- a CDS encoding polyprenol monophosphomannose synthase — protein: MKTPARGALRGEERGVVIVPTYNESENITRIVPRILDQDPRLEVLVVDDNSPDGTGQLADELAAENPRVHVLHRPGKEGLGRAYLAGFAWALARDYAYIFEMDADFSHDPAHLPEFLAAVRDADLVLGSRYRDGKVTVVNWPMARLMLSYGANIYARAVTGLRLGDGTGGFKCFRREVLQGIPLDQVKSNGYAFQIEMSFRAWKKGFRIAEIPIVFHDRTEGESKMSKGIVREAIWMVWRLRWWAITGRL
- a CDS encoding YfhO family protein translates to MARTDATDTTHSPRHPFAVAAVVSAIATFLLAWPALGGAFLVNPNSDQYIAGYSFREFAARSLREGNGFPLWNPFQFGGMPYVAAMHGDIFYPTFLLRMVLPTDVAMTWGFIVHMVLAGLFTFGFLRAAGVRFQAACIGAVAYLLSGAMASYASPGHDGKLFVSSLLPAALWALTLGMRDGRRAAWGALAVVVGLAVLSPHPQLLQYMLLISGAYALWLALKPQAVITDSGPVADPAPRFPRLLLALGAVVLGGIMGAVQYLPVREYVSWSPRAGGKGYDYATSFSFPLEETINMYLPQFSGILDNYWGRNGIHFHSEYVGASVLVLALLAFGGGVLNRHRAHAWFWLGTLIVSLLWAWGGNTPFYHLVYAVVPGSKFFRAPSTILYVSAFAFSVLAAFGAERALAGKATTRYAIGWSVFALLVAVLASTGGLTNFAMSLLGEARGDAILANANDVVIGAWRSALAVVATLALLFGLSRGKLTASLGGWLLVGIVALDLWSIERLYWRFSAPASQLYAEDDVIRYLQKLDEPGRVIALPLGDNMAPHDPFLMGDALMHHGVRGVLGYHGNELGRFQELYAKNEGYQSVANPNFWSLTNARFFYTNTPGLPFPGSRLVAGPVRNAAGTMTYLYELPGDHPAAWVTPMKVKLDDPTTKATLLNPNFDVRRVAIFDTAAAIESQPVNSPLPEPVTFRVQVDRYDAGAIDLTLEGPAPAGSALVVSENFYPGWQATVDGKATPTNRADFTLIGVELPAGAKKVQLRFDSAPYHTGQLLTLFALGGAVLWWIIGAVLDRRGRV
- the dapF gene encoding diaminopimelate epimerase; the protein is MAASVVGDHGAAVSAQPDVSAPGLIDRLRGLSFVKMTGSGNDFVFFDGRTTPIDLVTQPEAIKAICNRYNGIGADGLVVLEPLQEEADVRVHYYNSDGTAADLCGNATLCSTAISAQWGITSASGMRLATGAGLINSRIDGLPAIALQPITDIRPDMPIAPATAQGRRVGFAVAGIPHLVILCEDADAVDVAGAGPALRRHEATGPAGANVNWVSPRPDGSWRYRTFERGVEGETLACGTGAVATAVLLRSWGLSDGATTTIRTSSGRDVEVDLEPLTAPDGRSLEGFRPTLRGEGRVVFRGEIAGL